The following are from one region of the Desulfuromonas sp. TF genome:
- a CDS encoding SDR family oxidoreductase: protein MAKFLVTGGAGFIGSHIVDELLRRGETVRVLDNMATGKRENLEHCLERIDFIEGDIRDMEICRRACADVDFVLHQAALGSVPRSMEDPLTSHDVNVTGTLKMLIAARDEGVKRFVYAASSSTYGDHPALPKVEDRIGNPLSPYAVTKYADELYARVFGRCYGLETVGLRYFNVFGPRQDPFSQYAAVIPLFVSALLRGEAPTINGDGEQTRDFTYVGNAVEANLLACAAPAEAVGEVFNVACNERTSLNRLYRRLQDLLGSTIEPAYGPPRAGDVRDSLADIGKGERLLGYKGEIKFDKGLRRSIEWYRDNL from the coding sequence ATGGCGAAATTTCTGGTAACCGGAGGGGCCGGATTTATCGGCTCCCACATCGTCGATGAACTCCTTCGGCGGGGCGAGACCGTCCGCGTGCTGGACAATATGGCGACGGGAAAACGGGAGAACCTGGAACACTGTCTCGAACGGATCGACTTCATCGAAGGCGACATCCGCGACATGGAGATATGCCGGAGGGCATGCGCCGATGTGGATTTCGTGCTGCATCAGGCCGCCCTGGGGAGCGTGCCCCGCTCCATGGAAGATCCCCTGACAAGCCACGATGTCAACGTCACCGGCACGCTCAAGATGCTCATCGCGGCTCGGGACGAAGGGGTGAAGAGGTTCGTCTATGCCGCCTCTTCCTCGACCTACGGCGATCATCCCGCTCTGCCCAAGGTCGAGGATCGCATCGGCAACCCCCTCTCGCCCTATGCCGTGACCAAATACGCCGACGAACTCTATGCCCGGGTGTTCGGACGCTGTTACGGCCTGGAGACGGTGGGACTGCGCTACTTCAACGTCTTCGGCCCACGCCAGGATCCCTTTTCCCAATACGCCGCGGTGATCCCCCTTTTCGTCAGCGCCCTGCTGCGGGGGGAGGCGCCGACCATCAACGGCGACGGGGAGCAGACCAGGGATTTCACCTACGTGGGGAACGCCGTGGAGGCCAACCTGCTGGCCTGCGCTGCCCCGGCCGAGGCGGTGGGGGAGGTGTTCAACGTCGCCTGCAATGAGCGAACCTCCCTGAATCGTCTTTACCGCCGACTGCAGGATCTGCTTGGCTCCACCATCGAGCCGGCGTACGGGCCTCCCCGGGCCGGAGATGTGCGCGACAGCCTGGCGGACATCGGCAAGGGAGAACGCCTGCTGGGGTACAAAGGGGAAATCAAGTTCGATAAGGGACTGCGACGTTCCATCGAATGGTATCGGGATAATCTGTGA
- a CDS encoding class I SAM-dependent methyltransferase, with protein MTDPICIDTNCDICGSWDSKELLKAKGSAYHECSSCGMIFAKPMPENFFEINEEQFLKRLDLYSKKIESKRKRNRNKLAKFESFRQTGNFLEIGCNAGAVLVAARDIGWQVKGVDTSTAAAAFAREKMNLDVFTGNVEEAGFPNDFFDVVFTNATLEHLRHPLSTMKECLRILRPGGIFYADTVNGDSYTRHLLGADWKLINPYSHLHLYTPTNILSLCRFAGFDHYKTWTTGSRVTANAPGSSFKTPWHWHLLKGPLSFLARLNNKGDSIEFMARKPLI; from the coding sequence GTGACTGATCCTATCTGTATAGATACGAACTGCGACATATGTGGCAGCTGGGATTCTAAAGAACTCCTGAAAGCAAAAGGATCTGCATACCATGAATGTAGTTCATGCGGAATGATTTTTGCTAAACCAATGCCTGAAAATTTTTTTGAGATCAATGAGGAGCAATTTTTGAAGAGGCTAGATCTTTATTCCAAAAAGATCGAATCGAAACGAAAAAGGAACCGGAATAAACTAGCAAAGTTTGAGAGCTTCCGGCAAACCGGCAATTTTCTGGAGATTGGCTGTAATGCCGGTGCGGTGTTGGTTGCCGCCCGTGACATAGGCTGGCAGGTTAAAGGTGTAGACACTTCCACGGCTGCCGCCGCGTTTGCCAGGGAGAAAATGAATTTGGATGTCTTTACGGGAAATGTAGAGGAAGCGGGTTTTCCAAACGACTTTTTCGATGTTGTTTTTACCAATGCCACTCTTGAACATCTCCGCCACCCTCTTTCGACCATGAAGGAGTGTTTGAGAATTTTACGTCCCGGCGGGATCTTTTATGCCGATACAGTCAATGGGGATAGTTACACAAGGCACCTGTTAGGCGCTGATTGGAAGCTTATAAATCCTTACAGCCATCTGCATCTGTACACTCCTACCAACATCCTCTCGTTATGCCGCTTCGCGGGATTCGATCATTATAAGACCTGGACCACCGGATCCAGGGTCACGGCCAATGCTCCCGGATCATCCTTCAAAACTCCATGGCATTGGCACCTTCTAAAGGGCCCTTTGTCTTTTCTTGCCCGTTTGAACAACAAGGGTGACAGTATCGAATTTATGGCGCGGAAGCCCTTGATCTGA